In one Candidatus Rhabdochlamydia sp. T3358 genomic region, the following are encoded:
- the msrB gene encoding peptide-methionine (R)-S-oxide reductase MsrB — protein sequence MSLDHFDGEKVLLTDQEWRKKLSPDQYDILRRKGTENAFHNKYYNLKKHGIYFCAGCSLPLFSSDTKYDSGTGWPSFWAPITEENISYQKDSSLFSTRTEVLCSRCDGHLGHLFDDGPKPTGKRYCLNSEALHFEESSD from the coding sequence TTGTCTTTAGATCATTTTGATGGAGAAAAGGTTCTTTTAACAGATCAAGAATGGAGAAAAAAGCTCTCCCCTGACCAATATGACATCCTCAGACGAAAAGGAACAGAAAATGCGTTCCACAATAAGTACTATAACCTAAAAAAACACGGAATTTATTTTTGTGCAGGCTGCTCTCTTCCTCTTTTTAGTTCAGATACCAAATACGATTCAGGAACGGGATGGCCTAGTTTCTGGGCACCGATTACAGAAGAAAATATCAGTTACCAAAAAGACAGTAGTTTATTTAGCACAAGAACAGAAGTTCTCTGCAGCAGATGCGACGGACATTTAGGGCATCTCTTTGATGATGGACCTAAACCAACGGGTAAAAGGTATTGCCTAAATTCCGAAGCACTGCATTTTGAAGAAAGCTCTGACTAA
- a CDS encoding histone-like protein 2, with product MATRKTATKKRVTKRRTTRKAAPKRAKATKRKTVRKAAPKRAKAKRKTVRKAAPKRAKAKRKTVRKAAPKRAKATKRKAAKSTSTKKRTTRKKTTSRRRKKPSFSMLGRSTTGGEDGLGHIYG from the coding sequence ATGGCCACAAGAAAGACGGCAACTAAAAAAAGAGTAACTAAAAGAAGAACAACTAGGAAAGCAGCTCCAAAAAGAGCTAAAGCTACTAAAAGAAAAACAGTTAGAAAAGCAGCTCCAAAAAGAGCTAAAGCTAAAAGAAAAACAGTTAGAAAAGCAGCTCCAAAAAGAGCTAAAGCTAAAAGAAAAACAGTTAGAAAAGCGGCTCCAAAAAGAGCTAAAGCTACTAAAAGAAAAGCTGCAAAGAGCACTAGTACTAAAAAAAGAACTACTAGAAAGAAAACAACATCTAGAAGAAGAAAAAAACCTTCTTTTTCCATGTTGGGTAGAAGTACTACAGGTGGAGAAGATGGCTTAGGTCATATCTACGGCTAA
- a CDS encoding Fic family protein, with protein sequence MFTSYEFSNYKSIASNPLIHKSLKKASSCLEHYNDALQSHSKKQALLLPLLIAETIISLKIPFSITQLSHLFNDKPDSLWIDYLHTLIYLTNHHNKQPLNISKLCFLHQLIKYNSSVKGSLGILRTQQNWIGPEGCGIEKAYFLPPSPEEVPSLINKWVSFFNTSTAYPLIQLALAYGQFLVIHPFMDGNGRIARLLIPCFLHQHKLLIKPIFCPSDYFSKHRKEYCKRLFDLSSDLAWIKWINFFLKAITSQAKRQTQLMNQLALLYQQLAKQLNGQISHSEIYQLLDFCFCQPIFKKTHFPFTREMHILQKLGLLQQDKDSFLFIPVVSYLKKITSKKFISRLSFKN encoded by the coding sequence GTGTTTACAAGCTACGAATTTTCGAATTACAAGTCTATTGCGTCAAACCCTTTAATCCATAAAAGCCTTAAAAAGGCATCTAGTTGTTTAGAACACTATAATGATGCTCTGCAATCCCATAGCAAAAAACAAGCACTGCTTTTACCTTTGCTGATTGCAGAAACCATTATTTCTCTAAAAATTCCTTTTAGCATAACGCAACTATCTCACCTATTTAACGATAAACCCGATTCCTTGTGGATTGATTACTTACATACACTAATTTACTTAACCAATCATCACAACAAACAACCTTTAAATATCTCTAAATTATGCTTTTTACATCAGCTGATTAAATACAACTCCTCGGTTAAAGGCTCTTTAGGTATTCTACGTACCCAGCAAAACTGGATCGGCCCGGAGGGCTGTGGTATAGAAAAAGCGTACTTCCTACCTCCGAGCCCAGAAGAGGTCCCTTCTTTAATCAATAAGTGGGTATCTTTCTTTAATACAAGTACAGCTTATCCTTTAATTCAATTAGCACTTGCCTATGGTCAATTTCTCGTTATTCATCCTTTTATGGATGGAAATGGTAGGATTGCTAGGCTGCTTATCCCGTGCTTCTTACATCAACACAAATTACTAATTAAGCCTATTTTCTGCCCCAGCGATTATTTTTCTAAACACCGCAAAGAATATTGCAAAAGGCTATTTGATCTCTCTTCTGATCTAGCTTGGATTAAATGGATCAATTTTTTCCTAAAAGCCATAACTTCTCAAGCTAAGAGACAAACTCAGTTAATGAATCAGTTAGCTCTGTTATATCAGCAATTAGCAAAACAGCTTAACGGGCAGATAAGTCATTCCGAAATCTATCAGCTTTTAGACTTTTGTTTTTGTCAGCCTATTTTTAAAAAGACACATTTCCCCTTTACTAGGGAAATGCATATATTACAGAAATTGGGATTGCTCCAACAAGACAAGGACAGCTTTCTATTTATTCCTGTGGTTTCTTATCTTAAAAAGATAACCTCGAAAAAATTTATCTCGAGGTTATCTTTTAAAAATTAG